A genomic window from Daphnia carinata strain CSIRO-1 chromosome 9, CSIRO_AGI_Dcar_HiC_V3, whole genome shotgun sequence includes:
- the LOC130688935 gene encoding toll-like receptor Tollo, with amino-acid sequence MSMSLGSASRLMNSVRRHSEQSVTLRHKTSSWMALCSCRSVHRDRRKMSNPPTYLGRFLICFTVTVSFFLSATAGLASASPSDGCQISESSADGASLHCRFRAFNADWSSSSVSRLEQQTAKGLWVECADSSAYPVVLPTSAFADFAHLEWLHVDSCRLSDLPSKSLQGLDKLRQLRIQTRNADWPGTSLTISDQLLNDVRSLESLDLALNDIRSLPSPSLCTLDKLVQLNLTGNRLSDLLWTKTQTGCLQSLKVLDMSYNRLVTLPARSLANWTMLEELHLQGNGLVSVDDNSLIGLASLRLVNLAGNQLTSLPPGLLSSSSQHLAELYVSANGLTVLAPGLFRGLSKLLVLDLSENQLTASSFGPTTLAGLSRLAVLSLHNNRISRLDANLFSDLTNLQILRLDGNMLETLPDGVFSSLPHLHTLILSRNRLTRLDGQLMANLNSLSILALDNNLIERIDPEALANTTQLQDLNLSGNNLPAVPVALSALIRLQSLDLGENRLVGFDYAVLDGMKELTSLRLLDNQIGNISRATFASLPSLRILNLSKNQIAAVEEGAFSQNPLLQAVRLDANELTDLTGLFHSLPNLVWLNVSDNRLAHFDYALIPKSLQWLDMHLNHIPELGNYFQLDDQLSLQTLDASFNRLTELTASMLPDSLQVLSLNDNLISSVQPYTFFRKDNLTRVDLYANHIADLDQNALRISPTSDGRPLPEFYIGGNPFQCDCNMEWLQRINTPDHLRQHPRVMDLEGIYCRLLHSSRPQRSYVPLVEATPSNFLCTYETHCFALCHCCDFDACDCEMTCPTNCTCYHDQSWSANIVDCSGGSHPNLPERIPMDVTELYLDGAQIRSLSSHKFIGRKNLRLLFLNSSGVEIIHNRTFNGLRGLYVLHLEDNRIRTLEGFEFGDLESLRELYLHNNAITSIQNRTFSALKHLQILRLDGNRLVDFPVWNLLSNAPELNALTLNDNPWSCDCAFLAEFRTALRTAGPKVPDAIQLVCVTNERDSAVSSLPVLMPEVLEGSNRSSNRSIGLCVSPTPSATTIVQQRVIQDYLPLLVTTLVAFIAITLIVLLVFIYRQPVRVWCHARYGVRLWTAGSGAAAAAPDSKLFDAFLSYSAKDDAFVQQMLATNLEYGSPTYKLCLQHRDCPSGGGAYGLSETIGQAVDSSRRTVMIISPNFIKAEWCRFEYKSALHQLFGSSRHCQSKVKQTKRLIVILIGDVTHKDLDADLKLYLKTNTYLQWGEDGFWDKLRFALPDPVQQPNRAQQQIHQLPLQHTHQQQQQQAHNKAVRPCGGPAIQTTMGPAPLATSAAMAAHQMHLHQQRSASRPCNVTIPPRTVTLNMSG; translated from the exons atgtcAATGTCGCTGGGCTCAGCCAGCCGTCTAATGAATTCGGTACGGAGACATTCAGAACAATCTGTCACGCTTCGACACAAAACGTCCAGCTGGATGGCCCTCTGCAGTTGTCGGTCAGTTCACCGAGACCGCCGGAAAATGTCGAACCCACCCACTTACCTCGGCCGTTTCTTGATTTGTTTCACCGTCACGgtctcgtttttcttgtcgGCCACCGCCGGCCTCGCCTCGGCCTCCCCATCCGACGGCTGTCAAATCAGCGAAAGCAGTGCGGATGGTGCCAGTCTTCACTGTCGGTTCCGGGCCTTCAACGCCGATTGGAGTAGTAGCTCGGTCAGCCGGCTGGAACAACAGACGGCCAAAGGGTTGTGGGTCGAGTGCGCCGATTCGTCGGCCTATCCGGTCGTTTTGCCCACGTCGGCCTTTGCCGATTTCGCTCACCTCGAGTGGCTGCACGTCGACTCGTGTCGGCTGTCTGACCTGCCCAGCAAGTCGCTGCAAGGGCTGGACAAATTGCGACAGTTGCGCATCCAAACACGAAACGCCGACTGGCCGGGCACGTCTTTAACCATCTCGGATCAATTGCTGAACGATGTCCGATCGTTGGAGTCGCTCGATCTGGCGTTGAACGACATCCGATCGCTGCCCAGCCCGTCGTTGTGCACGCTGGACAAACTGGTTCAGCTCAACTTGACCGGCAATCGATTGAGTGATCTACTGTGGACCAAGACGCAAACGGGCTGCCTGCAATCTCTCAAAGTGCTGGACATGTCGTACAATCGACTGGTCACGTTACCGGCCCGATCGTTGGCCAACTGGACCATGCTGGAAGAGCTCCACCTTCAGGGCAATGGATTGGTCAGCGTCGATGATAACAGCCTCATCGGTTTGGCCTCTCTTCGGCTGGTCAACTTGGCCGGCAATCAATTGACTTCCCTACCGCCGGGCCTCTTGTCGTCCAGCAGCCAGCACTTGGCCGAACTCTACGTCAGCGCCAACGGCCTGACCGTGTTGGCACCGGGCCTCTTCCGCGGTCTCAGCAAATTGCTTGTGCTCGACCTGTCGGAAAACCAGCTGACTGCGTCCTCTTTCGGCCCGACGACACTGGCCGGCCTGTCCCGCTTGGCCGTGCTCAGTCTCCACAACAACCGCATCTCGCGTCTCGATGCCAACCTGTTCTCCGACCTGACCAACTTGCAAATCCTGAGGCTGGACGGCAACATGTTGGAGACGCTGCCCGACGGCGTGTTCAGCTCGCTGCCTCATTTGCATACGCTCATCTTATCGCGCAATCGTCTGACGCGCTTGGACGGACAGCTGATGGCCAATTTGAATTCGCTGTCCATCCTGGCGCTGGACAACAATCTGATCGAGCGAATCGACCCGGAAGCCTTGGCCAACACCACTCAGCTCCAGGATTTGAATTTGAGTGGCAACAACCTGCCGGCCGTGCCCGTCGCCCTCTCGGCCCTCATCCGACTCCAGTCGCTCGACCTCGGCGAGAACCGACTCGTCGGCTTCGATTACGCCGTCCTGGACGGCATGAAGGAGTTGACCAGTTTGAGGCTGTTGGACAATCAGATTGGGAACATCAGCCGGGCGACATTCGCCAGTTTGCCCAGTCTGCGCATCCTCAATCTGTCCAAGAATCAGATCGCCGCCGTGGAAGAAGGAGCCTTCAGTCAGAATCCCTTACTGCAGGCCGTCCGTCTCGACGCCAACGAACTGACGGATTTGACTGGGCTGTTTCACTCACTGCCCAACTTGGTGTGGCTCAACGTCAGCGACAACCGACTGGCCCATTTCGACTACGCTCTCATTCCCAAGTCGCTGCAGTGGCTGGACATGCACCTCAATCACATCCCCGAGCTGGGCAACTATTTCCAATTGGACGACCAACTCTCTTTGCAGACGTTGGACGCCAGTTTCAACCGGCTAACAGAGTTGACGGCCAGCATGCTGCCCGACAGTCTCCAAGTTCTCTCTTTGAACGATAATCTCATCTCCTCCGTCCAGCCGTACACTTTCTTCCGCAAGGATAACCTGACCCGAGTCGATCTCTACGCCAACCACATCGCCGACCTCGACCAGAACGCCCTCCGCATTTCGCCGACATCTGACGGACGCCCGCTCCCCGAGTTCTACATCGGCGGCAACCCGTTCCAGTGCGATTGCAACAT GGAGTGGCTGCAGAGGATCAACACGCCCGACCACCTGCGCCAACATCCTCGCGTCATGGACCTGGAGGGCATCTACTGCCGCCTGTTGCACAGCAGCCGGCCGCAGCGCTCCTACGTGCCACTTGTCGAGGCGACGCCGTCCAATTTCTTGTGCACCTACGAAACGCATTGCTTCGCTCTCTGCCACTGTTGCGACTTTGACGCCTGCGACTGCGAGATGACTTGCCCCACAAACTGCACCTGCTACCACGACCAATCGTGGTCGGCCAACATTGTCGATTGCTCCGGCGGCTCTCATCCCAACTTGCCAGAGAGGATCCCCATGGACGTGACGGAATTGTACCTGGACGGGGCCCAGATCCGTTCCTTGTCCTCGCACAAGTTCATCGGCCGCAAGAACTTGCGTCTCCTCTTCCTCAACTCGAGCGGAGTCGAAATCATCCACAACAGGACGTTCAACGGATTGCGAGGACTCTACGTCCTCCACTTGGAGGACAACCGCATCCGGACGCTGGAGGGCTTCGAGTTTGGTGATTTGGAATCGCTGCGCGAACTCTATTTGCACAACAACGCCATCACGTCCATCCAGAACCGGACGTTCTCCGCTTTGAAACACTTGCAAATCCTGCGTCTCGACGGCAACCGACTCGTCGATTTCCCCGTCTGGAATCTCCTGTCCAACGCGCCCGAACTCAACGCTCTGACACTCAACGACAATCCGTGGAGTTGCGACTGCGCTTTCCTGGCCGAATTCCGGACGGCTCTCCGCACAGCCGGCCCTAAAGTGCCCGATGCCATCCAATTGGTTTGCGTCACCAACGAGCGTGATTCGGCCGTTTCCAGCTTGCCCGTCCTGATGCCGGAAGTATTGGAAGGATCCAACCGTAGCTCCAACCGGAGCATCGGCCTCTGCGTCAGCCCGACGCCGTCGGCCACGACGATCGTCCAGCAGCGCGTCATCCAAGATTACTTGCCACTTTTGGTGACGACTTTGGTGGCGTTCATCGCCATCACGCTCATCGTCTTGCTCGTTTTCATCTACCGACAGCCGGTGCGTGTTTGGTGCCACGCCCGTTACGGAGTCCGTCTTTGGACGGCCGGAAGTGGCGCAGCGGCGGCAGCACCGGACAGTAAACTCTTTGACGCCTTCCTGTCGTACAGCGCCAAGGACGACGCTTTCGTCCAGCAAATGTTGGCCACCAACTTGGAGTACGGCTCGCCGACTTACAAACTTTGTCTACAACATCGTGACTGCCCTTCCGGCGGCGGAGCTTACGGGTTGTCGGAGACGATCGGCCAGGCCGTCGACTCGTCGCGTCGCACCGTCATGATCATCTCGCCCAACTTTATCAAAGCCGAGTGGTGCCGTTTCGAGTACAAGTCGGCCCTACACCAACTGTTTGGAAGTTCGCGCCACTGTCAGTCGAAGGTGAAGCAGACGAAACGGTTGATTGTCATCCTCATCGGTGACGTGACCCACAAGGATTTGGACGCGGATTTGAAGCTCTACCTCAAGACCAATACGTACTTGCAGTGGGGAGAAGACGGCTTCTGGGACAAGCTTCGTTTCGCTCTTCCGGATCCCGTCCAGCAGCCGAACCGGGCGCAACAGCAGATCCATCAGCTGCCGTTGCAGCACAcgcaccagcagcagcagcaacaggcTCACAATAAGGCCGTCAGGCCGTGCGGAGGTCCGGCCATCCAGACCACCATGGGCCCGGCTCCGTTGGCGACCTCGGCGGCCATGGCGGCTCATCAGATGCATCTGCATCAGCAGCGCAGCGCCTCGCGCCCTTGTAACGTCACCATTCCGCCGAGAACCGTCACGCTGAACATGTCCGGCTGA